Genomic window (Alteromonas pelagimontana):
CCAAAATACATCACGAATCAGCCATTGGTGTAGATATTCTTACTTTATCAGTCGGTGTGGCAGGAAAACCTCCTGGTACGCCACTACAAGCAGAGAAACTATTCGACCAGGCAGATGCTGCTCTTTATGCTGCTAAGCGCGCGGGTAGAAATCGTGTGGAAGTTGCACCAGGTATTTGATTGGAGAAATCGGGCAGCAAAAGCTGCCCGTCAATGTAAAGGTTATTCAAATAAAGCTTGGTGTAGCTGCGTAACAATTTCCGAGCTATTCTCTTCATTCACCAGAAACGACATATTGTGGGGGTTTGCGCCAAAGCAAATCATGCGTAAATTGTAATCGGCAACTGCAGCAAAAATCTTGCTCGACACGCCTTTCGCGCTCTGCATATGGTTACCTACTACAGTTACCAGGTCGTAACCATGCTCAACTTTCACATCACAGATGGTTTCCAGTTCAGCGATGGTTTCTTTGTTGAGACGCTGGGCTACAGAATTGGCGGGATTGTCTAAAGTAAAAGACACCGAGATTTCCGATGTGGTAACTAAATCCACGCTAAGCTTATGTTTAGCAATAATCGCAAAAACCTGTTGCAGAAAGCCTTGTGCATACATCATTTTCGGCGTTTTTACCGTTACCATGACTTGTTCTTTACGGCGGGTAATTGCCCGATACGCAGGTTCATGTTCACAATCCCGAACTATCCAGGTTCCGCCCTTTTCCGGCTCTTTGCTTGAACCCACAAAAACTTTTATATCCTGTCTTAGCGCTGGCTCCATCGTGGCCGGATGCAAGACTTTAGCGCCAAAAGTCGCCATTTCAGCGGCTTCTTCGAAACTCAGTTCAGGTAATGGTTTGGCCGCCGGGGTAATTCTGGGGTCGGTTGTGTAAACGCCGATAACGTCAGTCCATATTTCGCATACATCCCCTTTTAATGCTTCTGCCAGCAAAGCAGCGGTGAAGTCAGAACCGCCTCGTCCTAACGTGGTAGTACGTCCTTCGGCATCGGCACCCACGAACCCCTGAGTTACCACAATGGCGTTGGCTATTTCCGGCCGTAACAGGGCTTCTGCCTGTTCAGCAATAATCTCCAGTTGAGGCGCCGCCGCACCAAATTCGCTGTCGGTTCGAAGTACCTTACGAACGTCGAAATTCAAGGTTTGCACATTTTCTTCAGCCAACACAGCGCTGAACAGCAGTGACGACATCCGTTCACCCATAGAAAGCAACTGATCTTTTAAATCGTTGCGGTGCAAAATTTCCTCATGTAGCGCTAAAGCGCGCAGCTCATCAATAAGTTCATTTAGCTTTGGCTCAACGGAAGCTTTATCTTTAAGTTCGGCGAATATAGCCATTTCAATATCGATAATTGACTGGCACGTGCTGGTAATTTGTTCCTGCGTCATAGGGGTATGAGCAAGACTCACCAGCAAATTAGTCACACCTGCTGCAGCACTGACCACAACAATCCGCGTACTGTCGTTACTGCCAACAATTCGAGCGCAATTTTGCATTGCTTTGTAGTTAGCTACACTGGTACCGCCAAATTTGGCAATGGTTAAAGCATTTTTCACGGTTATCTCCGATTTCGGCCTGGCAACACTGCGTTAGCAGCGGGCCAAACGCTATGGATTAACAATAATTTGGTCACCGACTTTGATGTTGTGTTCGGCAAACCAACCCTGGTTCATCTCGAGCGCGTACGTCACCATTTTAGAGGCTCCCACTGAAGTTAAGTCGTGGGGCTGTAATGGTTTTATGTCAGTAATCACGCCATTTCTGTCGAAAAATGCTACATCCAAGGGAATAAATGTGTTTTTCATCCACATACTGGCTTGTTTAGGTGGAGAAAAATAAAATAACATGCCGCAATCAGCACATAAAGATTTACGAAACATCAAGCCCTGCGCTCGCTGTTCGAAATGTTTTGCATATTCTAATTTGTATTCATTGCCTTTTATAGCAATGGTCACTTCGTCAAAACTGACGCTTTCATCGCTGGCAATGCATGTGCTGGTAACGGCTAAGCTCATTGAGGTGATAACTACCGCAGCAAAGGTCTGTAGAACCTTCATTCCATTTATCCTTTTAATAACGTAAGTGTAAACAAAGTAACAAGTATAAAAAAAGCCGGACCCTTACGGTGCCCGGCTTGCTAGTTTATACGCCAAGTCAGGCAACATTCAACGTTGGAATGATCTTAGCTTTAGCATCATCTTCCGCTTTCTTAAAACTTTCGATTTTATCGAAGTTTAAATAGCGGTAAACATCTGCCGACATAGAGTCTATTTTACTGGCATATTCCATGTATTCAGCCGCAGTAGGAATACGGCCAATGATAGCGCCTACAGCCGCCAGCTCAGCAGAGGTTAAATAGACGTTCGCACCGTCTCCCAGGCGATTCGGGAAGTTACGCGTAGAGGTAGACAGCACTGTTGCGCCCGCGTCTACTCGCGCCTGGTTCCCCATGCACAGTGAACATCCCGGCATTTCAGTACGTACACCTACACGGCCATAGATGTTGTAATACCCTTCTTCCATCAACTGCGCTTTATCCATCTTGGTGGGAGGAGAAATCCACAACCGGGTTGGTAAGGTCTTACCAAACTGATCCAGCAACTTGCCTGCTGCACGGAAATGGCCGATGTTAGTCATACAAGAGCCAATGAAAACTTCATCTACTTTGTCGCCAGCAACATCAGACAAGGTTTTTGCATCATCTGGGTCGTTAGGACAACAAACGATCGGTTCTTTAATTTCGCTAAGATCGATTTCAATCACTTCAGCGTATTCGGCATCTGCATCCGCTTCCATCAGCTCCGGATTAGCCAGCCACTCTTCCATCTTCTGTGCGCGGCGTTCCAGTGTACGCGGATCGCCATAGCCTTCGTTAATCATCCAGCGAAGCATGGTGATATTAGAATTGAGATATTCTGCCACAGATTCTTTAGACAACTTAATAGTACAGCCGGCAGCGGAACGTTCGGCAGAGGCATCAGACAACTCAAATGCCTGCTCAGCGGTCAAGTGCTCAAGACCTTCAATTTCCAGAATACGGCCAGAAAACGCATTAATCTTGCCTTTTTTCTCTACGGTTAACAGACCTTGTTTAATGCCGTAAAGCGGAATGGCATGTACCAGATCCCGTAACGTAATTCCCGGCTGCATTTTGCCTTTAAAGCGCACCAGAATAGATTCAGGCATATCAAGAGGCATTACGCCAGTGGCTGCCGCAAACGCTACTAATCCAGAGCCTGCCGGGAAAGAAATCCCTAACGGAAAACGAGTATGTGAATCGCCGCCAGTTCCTACGGTATCGGGCAGAAGCATACGGTTTAACCAGGAGTGAATGATGCCATCACCCGGACGTAAGCTTACGCCACCACGATTCATAATAAAATCAGGCAGGGTATGCTGCGTTTCAATATCCACCGGCTTAGGGTAAGCCGCGGTATGACAGAAAGACTGCATAGTAAGGTCAGCGGTAAAACCTAAACAGGCCAAATCTTTCAGTTCATCACGAGTCATAGGACCTGTGGTGTCCTGAGAACCTACAGTGGTCATTTTCGGTTCGCAGTAAGTCCCTGGACGCATGCCTTCCACGCCACAGGCTTTTCCAACCATCTTCTGCGCGAGCGTATAGCCTTTGCCGGTATCTTTTGGTTGCTCAGGCTTACGGAAAAGATCTGTCGGACCCATGGCCAACGCTTCACGCGCTTTGTCGGTCAATGCCCGGCCGATAATCAGATTAATCCGACCACCAGCGCGAACTTCATCCAGGATCACTTTGGACTTGTAGCTATACTCTGACAGCACTTCGCCAGTTTCGTGATTGGTAATTTTGCCTTCAAAGGGATAGATATCGATGATATCACCCATTTCCATTTTTTCGACGTCAGCTTCAAATACCAACGCGCCAGCATCTTCCATGGTGTTAAAGAAAATTGGTGCGACTTTACTGCCGATACACACACCGCCACCACGCTTATTAGGCACACCAGGCAAGTCTTCGCCAAAGAACCAAAGAACGGAATTGGTCGCTGATTTACGTGAAGAGCCGGTTCCTACCACATCGCCCACGAAAGCCACTGGATAGCCTCTGCTTTTGACTTCTTCAATCTGCGTCATCGGTCCTTTTACGCCAGGCTCATCGGGTTCTAAACCTTCGCGAGCCATTTTATAAGCGGCTAACGCATGCAAAGGAATATCCGGACGTGACCACGCATCAGGTGCCGGAGACAAATCGTCAGTATTGGTTTCACCGGTCACTTTGAACACGGAATAGGTGATTTTGTCTTCCATCTTATTCCGTGACGTGAACCACTCACCTTCCGCCCAGGATTTAATGACGTCGGTAGCAACCTGATTACCCGCTTTATGCTTTTCTTCTACATCGTGGAACGCATCAAACATCAGCAAGGTATGCTTTAATTCTTTGGCGGCTATTGGCGCTAGCTTTTCGTCGTCCAACAGTTCTACAAGAGTGACGATGTTATAGCCGCCGTGCATGTTGCCCAGCAACTCAATCGCTTTTTCTCTGCTGATCAGCGGGCACGCGTCTTCGCCTTTTGCCACTGCGCTCAGAAAGCCGGCTTTAACATAAGCGGCTTCGTCAACACCAGGAGGAACGCGTTCAGAAATTAGTTCCAGCAGGTATTCTTCTTCACCAGCCGGAGGATTTTTGAGTAATTCCACCAAACCTGCGACCTGTTCTGCGTTTAGTGGTTTAGGAGGGATCCCTTCTGCAGCACGTTCATCTACGTGTTTGCGATAATCTTCTAACACGACTTCTTCCTCATGGTTATTCCCGCCGATAACGGTCTTGTGGCAGGAAGTAATTAATTGCCGGAATTATAACGGTTTGTTTGCTGAAATTACATTCCCTTGCACTTTCATTCAGTGATAGCCGGTATTCAGCCAGTCTATCTGCATATTGTCCTAATGCTACTTTCTGCAATCCCTATTTAGGTTGCACCTTCAGCAAAGCAGCTTTATGACCATTGGTTAATATATAAACCGCACCATCCTGGCCTACTGCTACGTCCCGCAGACGCTGTTTAATAGTAGCAAATATCCGTGTGGTAACGGGGGGCGTTGCGGATAAATTCACTGCATACACTGCCTCGTTTTTAAGCGTAGAAACCAGCAACTGATCGCGAAGCGCCGAAAATAACACATTGGTATATAGCGTCATTCCTGAAGGCGCTATTGATGGTGTCCAGTCTACCACAGGCTGTCGCATATCAGCATACTGTGTAAAGGGAGATATTTTGGCACCCGAATAATCCAATCCTTGTGTTATGACAGGCCAGCCGTAGTTCTCGCCCGCTTCGATAATATTTATTTCATCGCCTCCGTCAGGGCCATGTTCATGTTCGATGATACGGCCGTTTTCTTCGTCAACCACAAGACCTTGGGGATTACGATGTCCGTATGAATAAACATAAGGCGCGTCAGGAAACGGGTTATCCACCGGCGCCCTGCCATCTTCGCGAAAGCGTAAAATCTTGCCCAACTGACTGTGTCGTAGTTGCGCCTGCTCCCGATAATCAAAGCCATCTCCCACTGTTACCAGCCAGGTGCCATCGTTTAATACGGCTAAACGGCCGCCGAAATGAACGGGTGTGCCTTTCATAGGTTCGACGGCCAGAATCAGTTTTATATCTTTCAACTGATCCTCTTCCAACCTTGCGGTTGCCACTGCCAATCGATTGTTGTCTGCATTCCCTTGTGCAAAAGAAAATAAAACGCGATGGGACATGGAATAGTCCTGCGTGAGCGCAATGTCCAGCAGTCCGCCCTGCCCAGCCACATACAGCTGAGGCAAATCAAGTTGCTGACGATTAAGCTGCCCATCCTTTCCCACAAATACCAGCGATCCTGACATTTCCGTTACGACCCAGCGGCCATCGGGCAGTTCCACCATCGTCCAGGGATCGTGCAGATTTTCTACGACCTTAGAAACCTGATAGTCTTCCTGCGCTGCTACTGCTAGCGGCAAGAGCAACAACAGGAACATCCGCCGGAACCAGCTACGGGGAAATCTCTTCATAAAGAACGCTTTACCATAAATGTACTTGAGATACCTACCCTAGCATGAAATGATGGAACGGTAGAATATGCAGAGAAATTCAGTTGAGAAAAATACTCCCTTTTTTAAAAGCTCTGGTTGTTGGTTGGTTGGTGACGTACTTTTTTGCCAGCGTTTTTCACACTCAGTCGGTGCTATCCGGGCTCGTTGCCATCGGTGTCGAAATTCCCTTAGCTGATCGACTGGCAACGACTGCCTATGATATCTGGGGACTGTTGCCCACTTATGGCAGTGCAATATTAGGCGCTATTTTCATTTCAATGCTAATTGCGGTTATCTTAAACCTGTGGCTGAAAGCGCCTATAGCATTAGGTGCAGTAGCAGGAGCCACCGCGTTGCTGGTAACATTGCTGGCTATGCAACCCATCATGCATGTTACGCTTATTGCGGGTGCCCGAGGTCCGATAGGCATTGCGCTACAATGTATCGCAGGCGCAATCGGCGGAGCTGCTTTTATGTGGCGTTATCAACATAAATAATCCTATCTTACTTTACCGCCAATGCTGTTTATTACTGTAACTTGCCATTATAAGCTACGCTGAACATATCAATACTCACGCGGAGCTATAAATGCTGGACAAGTCTCACACTGGTCTTCTCATTATTGACGTACAAGGCAAACTCGCGACGCTGGTGAACAACAGTGAAGCCATGATTGCGCATATCGCAGCATTAGGCGAAGCCGCAGTACTGCTCGACTTACCTGTTATCGTACTGGAACAAAATCCTGAAAAATTGGGTAACACAGTGGCGCAGATTAGCAGTATCACTCAGGCAAAAACCCTTTCTAAATGTACCTTTAACGCCTGTGAATCGCAGAATTTTGTTGACGCAATGACAGCAGCAAATCGGCAGAACTGGTTAGTCTGTGGTATTGAAACTCATATATGTGTTTATCAAACCGTGTTGGGATTAGCAGAGCGAGGGTATCATCCGGAAGTGGTAGTTGATGCCGTGGGTTCGCGCAACCCAATCAATAAACAAATGGCTATTGATAAGATGGCGCGAAGTGGTATTGCCATCACCTCATTCGAGATGTGTCTGTACGAACTGATAAAAGACTGTCGCGACGACGTCTTCAAATCGATTTTGTCACTGGTAAAAAGATTTTAAGCGAGCTTCACCAAGCTTCAGACTGCTAAACAATAAGCCCTAGTGGTACGATACTTTAAAATCTAGCTGTACAACGTTATCTTCCGCTGGCACTGGTTTGCCATTCTCGAATTTTGGCGCATAACGCCATTGTTCCAAGGCTTGAAGACTCGCGTTTTTAAACTGGCTTGCCCCCTCCGCCTCCAATACCTCAGGGTTACGCACAAAACCTTGCTCGTCGATATTGAATTTGAGTCTGACGTAACCGCTAATACTGTGCCTCAGAGCATGTTGGGGATACACCGGGTTTTTGCGGTACAGCGGCGTAGGCTCCTGATTCTCTTCCCATGGCGTCATTTTGCCAATTGCAACGCAGTGTTGGGTTGCTTTCTCTGACTCTCCTTCCTGCTCATACAAATTCACCAGTTTTGCATGTGAAGCTAAAGCATAGGGATGAGAAAAGCTCACATTGTTATCGAAAGCTTGGGCTACTTCTTCATATCTTTCAATGGCAGCATAGCGGTTGCGACTTACAGCAAGCACCGCGCCTTGAATAAATTTTACCTCCAGAGTACGAACGGCAAATGTTCCTGCGATGTCCTCGACATGTTTAACAGCTTGCTCCATGAACTGGGACGCGGTTGAGGCATAGACAGGTAAATTACCCTCACGGCTAAGCGCTCGGCTGCCTTGATAATAAAGACGCGCCGCCAAATCCGGATCTTGATGCTCCTCAAGAACATCATCCGTATCCATAATAACCCGCTTTAAAAATTTTTGGCGCAATTTGCTATAGTCAGCCTGTGGTTGAGAAGGCGCTTCCTGCAAGGCCAATATGGTATCTACATAAAACGTAAATAATTCAGGGGACTCATACCCGTACAGATCTTCGTACTGCTCGGCGACCTGCTCAAACACTTCAGTTGCTTGTTCATATTTCTTATTAGCAGTTAATGCGTTGGCATAGTTATAGGTAAGGTTAGCGGTATTTTCACTGTCCTTGCCGAATTTGACCTGGCCTAACGCCAGAGCCTTTTTTGCCAGTGTCTCTCTGGCATCGGTATCATCTTGGCCAAGCGAACTTTCGTAGGCGTGATAAACGTCTGAAAAGGTATCTTCTTTAGCGTCAGCCAAGAGAGTAAATGAGCTGGCAGCCATAACTACACAGAAAGAAATAAGAGAAGGTCGCATGCAATACTCCATTTGCTGCTGAAAATGTATACTTAACCCCAACTCGCGATACGCCGCGCCGCTCAATAACGATCTTTTTGCGCCTGGCAGCGTTGCGCTTTCTAATCATAGCTGGCTATGACGTACGAAATCCCGCCTTGCTATGCGCAAAAATCTCATCATCGAGCCAATATTAGCTTAAGAACAATCGACAGCTATATCTAAAATCCTAATTTGAAAGGATGTTTAAAGTCTATACGACACTTCTTATCCCGAGCTGGAGTTAGTTAACTTAGCTAATCAAAAGCCAAAGTTCAACTTATATTAGCCCGCCTTGATGCGTCCTCACTCATCAAGGCGGGCTAAAATTTTGAGGGAAGGTCTTTATCTGCTGGAAGGGTAATAAACAAAAGCTCGGCAAATCGCCGGTTGTTACTCATGTTTATCAGCCTTTTAGGACGACAACTCTGCGCTAATCCGTTCTTGCGTATTTTTTTCAGACTGTACGAACTCTTTCCACTGTTGTGCCATGCCGCGGCTCTTGGGGTGCTTTTCGGCTTCTGCCAGCATATTTAACGCCTGGGCATACTGCTTCTTATTGTAAAGCGCCATGCCTTTTATCAAATAAACCAGGCCCGGATTACGCAAATCGCCTTTTTGACTGGCGCGGTCAGCTGCGGCTATTGCATCGTCCCAACGTTCGTCGTTAAGTAGAATTTGAGCAACCTGTGCGTCTAACTCCCCATCTTCGGAAAGCTCAGCTGCCGCCATCATGACCGGGATAGCTTTATCCTGCTCCTTCGCTAACGACCAGCTTTGTCCAAGAAATTTTAAATTCCGCAGGTTCTTTTCCAGCAGCCCGTCTTGCATCGCCTGTTCCATAAGCAATGCACCTTTGACCGGTGCTCGATGGTAGTAGTACAGTTGCGCTAAATTGAAAATATCAGCGGCACTTTCTACATATCCCTGCTGGTACGCGCTTTCCAAAATCGCCAGTTGTTTTCTTTCTTCACCTAACTCGCCATACATGCCAGCCAATTGAATCCAGTAGCTGGGCTCGTTAAACAGCTTCACCATTTTAATCAGCACATCGCGAACTTTTTCAGGCTGCTTAAGTTCATAGAAGACTGCCCGCTGCAGAATAAGCCAGCTTTCATCTGGCAACATGCCTTCAGCTTCCTGATCGGCTACCGCTTCACTGATAAACTTCGCCGCTTCCGCGTATTGTTTGTTCTGATAATACGCCTGCGCCTTCAGAACTTTATTTTTTGGCGGCACAGGCCCATCGTTTAGGGTTTCCCAACGCTCAATAAACTGTATGCTTTTATCAAAATTACCTTGCATTAAATGCAACTGCGCCAGACTGAACAAGGTCGTCATCTCGAACTTTTCGGGAATAGGCTGTTGCGCCACCACCTTTTCAAAAGACGCTAACGCTTCATCGTATTGCTCATCGTTGTAGTAAATAAAGCCGTAGAAGTTATACATCATGGCTTTTTCATAGCTGTTCATGGAAGTGTCTTTTTCTTCTACTTCATCAAGAATAGCAATGGCTCCAGCGATATTTCCTTCATCGGCGGCAGTTTGCGCCCGCGATAGCTGCTCGTAAACTTTTGACCGTAGCGTCGGCACACGGCGAGTAGGTTTGTCACTTGCTTTTACCGCCTGCTCCTGGGCCATAACCGGCGCTGATGTTAGTAACGGCAGCGCACTTACGAGCACCGAACCGGCCAGGGTCGCTGCTGCCAACAGCGTATACGTGCATAGCTTTTTCATAGTCATTTATTACCCGTCAATCTGGAAAGTGATGCGGTTTTGCACCCCAGAAACTTCTGTGGGCTCACCGTTTACCACTCGCGGCTTGTATTTGAATTTGAGCGCAGCGTCCATCGCTGCTTGTTCAAATATTCCCTCTGGGTTTGCTTCAACCACAATGGGATCGCGGACTGCCCCCTGTTTGGTAACAGTAAACTCCACGATAACAAAGCCTTCTATTCCCCGCTGAAGCGCGCGCCGTGGATAGACAGGCGCCACCTTTACTATCGGTAAATATTCGCCGTCTCCAGATTCCAGCGCAAGGCCGCCGTCAAGAGCGATACTCTCGCCTACGTCAGCACTGAAGTTCATTCCGCTTCCTTCGGCATTGGGGGTTGGAGAATCCATTTGCGGTTGCTCCATTGGCGGAGGCGGCTGCTCCGGCTTGGGCGGCTTCTTAGGCTTACGGTCTTTCGACTCTACAGTTTCTTCCTGCTTTATTCTCACGAAGTCCAGTACAGTACCTTTAGGCGGCTCTGTCAGTGCGCTGCCGCCCATTTGAATGAGAGACTGCATCAAGAAGAACAGCCCCAGGGTAATACCCAGGGATATGACAACAGCAATGAGATAACGTGGCATGGCTTATCGCTCTTGCGCAGCAATTGAAACGTCGTAAACGCCTGCGGCACGTGATGCGTCCATTACCTGAATCAGCGTTTCCGTGGTTGCCTTTTTATCAGCCTGAATAACCACAGAACCCTGCGGATTTTCCGCATGCAGCCGCTCAATATTGGCCTGAACCGCGCGCACGTCAATGCGCCGCTTATTGATCCAAATTTCTCCAGTATCCGAAATGGCAACAAGAATGTTAGCGCGATCTTGCTTCACTGCCGTCGCCGCTTCCGGGCGATTAACATCAATACCCGCTTCTTTCACAAAAGAGGCTGTAACAATAAAGAAGATCAACATGATGAAAACTACGTCCAACATGGGCGTCATATCAATAGTTGCTTCTTCTTCATCAATCAGGTTTTGGAAATGCTGCTTCATAATAAATACCTTAACTTAATGCCGGCTCAGGCATTACGTTTAATAGTGATGGCATCCTCAAGATGCGTGCGTTCAGATTTCGCCATTCGGTTAAGCCAAGTGGCAGCAAATACACCAGAGAGTGCGCCAACCATTCCGGCCATTGTCGGAATAGTTGCTTTAGAAACACCTGACGCCATAGACCGAGCATTTCCGGAACCGGATATCGCCATCACGTCAAATACTTCTATCATCCCGGTGACTGTTCCCATTAGCCCCAATAGCGGACACAATGCCACCAACGCCTGAATAATGGGAATGCTGCCACTTAACTGAATGCTTAACCGTGAAATCACTTTCTGTCGAATTTGTTCGGCATACCAGGAGGAGCGATCTTCTCTGGCTTTCCACTCGGCAATTGCCGCGCTTTTAAAATTCTTATGCCAAATTAACAAATACAACGCACGCTCGAGGATCAAAAGCCACATAACGAATATCAGCAGGCCGATGACCAGGAGAACCTGACCACCTGTCTCTGTAAAATCGCGAATTGCTTCTAGAAACTCGGTCATGGCTTAGCCTCGCTCAGCACGCTCTGCAATTACACCAGACGCCTGTTCCTGCAGAACATAAACAATATTTTTGCTGCGGGTATTCAGCATGGCGTAGAGCAATGTCATAGGGATTGCGACGACCAGCCCCAGCACAGTGGTAACAAGTGCTGTAGAAATACCGCCAGCCATAAGCTTAGGATCGCCCGTACCAAACAACGTAATGGCCTGGAACGTATTGATCATCCCTGTCACTGTACCCAAAAGACCCATTAGCGGCGCGACCACTGATATAATCTTAATTATTGTAAGGTTGCGGCTTAGCTTAGGCACTTCACCCAAAATAGCTTCCGTTAAATGCAGTTCCAGCGCCTCGGTGTCGGCGTTAGGATGCCTTTCGCGTACTTTTAGAATGCGTCCAAGGGGATTGTTCTCCTTGATTTCTTTAGATTTGAGCTGCTTGTTCACTTTGTTTTTCACTAGTGTCAGCGTAACTAAACGCTCAAGTGCCAGCAACAAACCGAACGCGCCTACAATTAAAATGATATAGCCGACTATACCGCCCTGCTCTATCCGTTCCCGAAGATTTGGCGCTTGTACTAACAGACCTAGAATCGAACCGCCGGTTGGGTCTAAACCAAACTCAACCATTTCACCACTGGAAGCTTGCAGTTCAGCGGCAGAATCGCCGTAACGATCAGCGGGTTGGCGAATAAGTTCGGCAACGGTGCCGGTAACGCCGTTGAAATCAAGGTACTTGCCATCAGCAACCAGTGCAAATGGCCCCACGCGTACCACTTCTTTATTGGTTTTTTGACCGCCCGCTTCCACAACATTAGTATTGAATTTTGTGACCTTACCGGACTCGGTCATTTCCCGTTGCATTTCAAACCAGACTCGCTCAATCTCTTCAATTGAGGCAAGTTTAGAACTGGAGCCCATCTCTTGAGCCATCTGATCCAAAAAGGCAGCGCGACCAGGGATCTGAGCAGAGATCATAGAATTGTAAAACTTGTTTTTGGTATCGCCAGCGACTTGTTGCAACACACCAAATAGCTCTTTTAACGACCCTAACCGGTCATCAAGCGCACCATTTAAATCTGCCAACTTAAACTCATTTTCTTCGAACTGGGTTTCAAGCTGCTCAGACGTTTGTAACCTGGCATCCCGCTGCTTACGGGTGTCTTCAAGAATGCTGTCTTGTTCAGCACGCTTTTGCATAAACTCTTGCTCGCGTTGCTTGTTTTGCTGCGACTGAGAAAATTGGCCTTCTTCCAGTTGCTTAAGTAAGGCATCTAAATCCAGCGCTCGATCGTTTTGAGCCATCGCGCCAAAACTGAAGGTTGCGGCAGCCAGACCAACAGCAATAAATTTCATATGTTTAAACATGGTCATCTACCTC
Coding sequences:
- the lysC gene encoding lysine-sensitive aspartokinase 3 gives rise to the protein MKNALTIAKFGGTSVANYKAMQNCARIVGSNDSTRIVVVSAAAGVTNLLVSLAHTPMTQEQITSTCQSIIDIEMAIFAELKDKASVEPKLNELIDELRALALHEEILHRNDLKDQLLSMGERMSSLLFSAVLAEENVQTLNFDVRKVLRTDSEFGAAAPQLEIIAEQAEALLRPEIANAIVVTQGFVGADAEGRTTTLGRGGSDFTAALLAEALKGDVCEIWTDVIGVYTTDPRITPAAKPLPELSFEEAAEMATFGAKVLHPATMEPALRQDIKVFVGSSKEPEKGGTWIVRDCEHEPAYRAITRRKEQVMVTVKTPKMMYAQGFLQQVFAIIAKHKLSVDLVTTSEISVSFTLDNPANSVAQRLNKETIAELETICDVKVEHGYDLVTVVGNHMQSAKGVSSKIFAAVADYNLRMICFGANPHNMSFLVNEENSSEIVTQLHQALFE
- a CDS encoding DUF192 domain-containing protein, which codes for MKVLQTFAAVVITSMSLAVTSTCIASDESVSFDEVTIAIKGNEYKLEYAKHFEQRAQGLMFRKSLCADCGMLFYFSPPKQASMWMKNTFIPLDVAFFDRNGVITDIKPLQPHDLTSVGASKMVTYALEMNQGWFAEHNIKVGDQIIVNP
- the acnB gene encoding bifunctional aconitate hydratase 2/2-methylisocitrate dehydratase codes for the protein MLEDYRKHVDERAAEGIPPKPLNAEQVAGLVELLKNPPAGEEEYLLELISERVPPGVDEAAYVKAGFLSAVAKGEDACPLISREKAIELLGNMHGGYNIVTLVELLDDEKLAPIAAKELKHTLLMFDAFHDVEEKHKAGNQVATDVIKSWAEGEWFTSRNKMEDKITYSVFKVTGETNTDDLSPAPDAWSRPDIPLHALAAYKMAREGLEPDEPGVKGPMTQIEEVKSRGYPVAFVGDVVGTGSSRKSATNSVLWFFGEDLPGVPNKRGGGVCIGSKVAPIFFNTMEDAGALVFEADVEKMEMGDIIDIYPFEGKITNHETGEVLSEYSYKSKVILDEVRAGGRINLIIGRALTDKAREALAMGPTDLFRKPEQPKDTGKGYTLAQKMVGKACGVEGMRPGTYCEPKMTTVGSQDTTGPMTRDELKDLACLGFTADLTMQSFCHTAAYPKPVDIETQHTLPDFIMNRGGVSLRPGDGIIHSWLNRMLLPDTVGTGGDSHTRFPLGISFPAGSGLVAFAAATGVMPLDMPESILVRFKGKMQPGITLRDLVHAIPLYGIKQGLLTVEKKGKINAFSGRILEIEGLEHLTAEQAFELSDASAERSAAGCTIKLSKESVAEYLNSNITMLRWMINEGYGDPRTLERRAQKMEEWLANPELMEADADAEYAEVIEIDLSEIKEPIVCCPNDPDDAKTLSDVAGDKVDEVFIGSCMTNIGHFRAAGKLLDQFGKTLPTRLWISPPTKMDKAQLMEEGYYNIYGRVGVRTEMPGCSLCMGNQARVDAGATVLSTSTRNFPNRLGDGANVYLTSAELAAVGAIIGRIPTAAEYMEYASKIDSMSADVYRYLNFDKIESFKKAEDDAKAKIIPTLNVA
- a CDS encoding PQQ-dependent sugar dehydrogenase, translated to MKRFPRSWFRRMFLLLLLPLAVAAQEDYQVSKVVENLHDPWTMVELPDGRWVVTEMSGSLVFVGKDGQLNRQQLDLPQLYVAGQGGLLDIALTQDYSMSHRVLFSFAQGNADNNRLAVATARLEEDQLKDIKLILAVEPMKGTPVHFGGRLAVLNDGTWLVTVGDGFDYREQAQLRHSQLGKILRFREDGRAPVDNPFPDAPYVYSYGHRNPQGLVVDEENGRIIEHEHGPDGGDEINIIEAGENYGWPVITQGLDYSGAKISPFTQYADMRQPVVDWTPSIAPSGMTLYTNVLFSALRDQLLVSTLKNEAVYAVNLSATPPVTTRIFATIKQRLRDVAVGQDGAVYILTNGHKAALLKVQPK
- a CDS encoding hydrolase produces the protein MLDKSHTGLLIIDVQGKLATLVNNSEAMIAHIAALGEAAVLLDLPVIVLEQNPEKLGNTVAQISSITQAKTLSKCTFNACESQNFVDAMTAANRQNWLVCGIETHICVYQTVLGLAERGYHPEVVVDAVGSRNPINKQMAIDKMARSGIAITSFEMCLYELIKDCRDDVFKSILSLVKRF
- a CDS encoding TonB family protein, translating into MRPSLISFCVVMAASSFTLLADAKEDTFSDVYHAYESSLGQDDTDARETLAKKALALGQVKFGKDSENTANLTYNYANALTANKKYEQATEVFEQVAEQYEDLYGYESPELFTFYVDTILALQEAPSQPQADYSKLRQKFLKRVIMDTDDVLEEHQDPDLAARLYYQGSRALSREGNLPVYASTASQFMEQAVKHVEDIAGTFAVRTLEVKFIQGAVLAVSRNRYAAIERYEEVAQAFDNNVSFSHPYALASHAKLVNLYEQEGESEKATQHCVAIGKMTPWEENQEPTPLYRKNPVYPQHALRHSISGYVRLKFNIDEQGFVRNPEVLEAEGASQFKNASLQALEQWRYAPKFENGKPVPAEDNVVQLDFKVSYH